The proteins below are encoded in one region of Bifidobacteriaceae bacterium:
- a CDS encoding Fic family protein, with product MFDPFYSLTPRFLAAVSLIERARGRIDAARLTTEQADSLHRQAESDMAVASAGLSDTSLTKREIEAILAGEEVHAPARAVTEVHNAREGMRWGLAREQDRSPLALEDIVEMHRIFAQGLIPDVHLGAFRPGPALIGDQFVGSDWGKYKAPPAELVEARLEALLRWLATAGDDPHPVIAAGIAHQEIASIRPFNVSTGQIARLTSRIVLGQHGYSFQDGLALGLYYLDNRSAYYAALDNGASYLERAHNSRNTWLSFYLRGLLNEVDRLTALFSGFEVGDEFAQAWPAMRRDEAALLAFADHYGSLSLHDAVAILSPTPKRLVSRRLEAMVKEGHLVKDQDADPVRYRPSVTA from the coding sequence ATGTTCGATCCTTTCTATTCCCTCACCCCCCGGTTTCTCGCCGCCGTCTCCTTGATTGAACGCGCCCGCGGCCGGATCGACGCCGCCCGCCTGACCACCGAGCAAGCGGACTCGCTGCACCGGCAGGCCGAAAGCGACATGGCAGTCGCCTCGGCCGGCCTTTCCGACACCTCCCTGACCAAGCGGGAAATCGAGGCCATCTTGGCCGGCGAGGAGGTCCACGCGCCCGCCCGCGCGGTGACGGAGGTCCACAACGCCCGCGAGGGCATGCGCTGGGGGCTGGCCCGCGAACAGGACCGCTCCCCCCTCGCCCTGGAGGACATCGTGGAAATGCACCGCATTTTCGCCCAGGGGCTGATCCCGGACGTGCACCTGGGCGCCTTCAGGCCCGGACCCGCGCTGATCGGCGACCAGTTCGTCGGCTCGGACTGGGGCAAGTACAAGGCCCCGCCGGCCGAGTTGGTCGAGGCCCGCCTGGAGGCGCTGCTGCGGTGGCTGGCGACGGCCGGGGACGACCCGCATCCCGTCATCGCGGCCGGCATTGCCCACCAGGAGATCGCCTCGATCCGGCCGTTCAACGTTTCCACCGGGCAGATCGCGCGCCTGACCTCGCGGATCGTGTTGGGCCAGCACGGCTATTCCTTCCAGGACGGTTTGGCCCTGGGCTTGTATTACCTTGACAACCGCTCGGCCTATTACGCCGCCTTGGACAACGGCGCCAGCTATTTGGAGCGGGCCCACAACTCCCGCAACACCTGGCTGTCCTTCTACCTGCGCGGCCTGCTGAACGAGGTCGACCGGCTCACCGCGCTGTTCTCCGGCTTCGAGGTGGGCGACGAGTTCGCCCAGGCCTGGCCCGCCATGCGCCGCGACGAGGCGGCCCTGCTCGCCTTCGCGGACCACTACGGCTCGCTTTCCCTGCACGATGCCGTCGCCATCCTCTCCCCCACCCCCAAACGTTTGGTGTCCCGCCGGTTGGAGGCCATGGTCAAGGAGGGCCACCTGGTCAAGGACCAGGATGCCGACCCGGTGCGCTACCGCCCGTCGGTGACCGCCTGA
- a CDS encoding DUF6020 family protein, translated as MKLARPREEAASGGGRWSRALLGWDQALRGPLTWVLGVVFGAATAVGVAVIRDGSAHWTSPWLYVTIAALAAVFAGAVAAARWLVERPRLRPMAVWRNRPRAFFFDWAVIWLAWTPVWLSGWPGFWCYDAATAHRLASGHALTTAMPPLHTFLATGVEIGVAKLTGHDNYGIAAWIMLQSVAVAAVFAFALRRLRAWRVPRGVRWGALAYFAVFPTIALFSLNWARNTAFSAVVLALAVCTVDALKQPRRWRWWLVAALAVAAIAMRRDAVYGFILFALLAVIVRQPARKALAACFISAAVAGLLLDPLVYKGILHLPAGNAVAAYSVPLQQLARAYNASPSAMTPDQRAVLESYVKPEALAVYRPQLADPVMLGADTARLQMDTKRFVKLWAEVGLAHPGIYADALAANTVQGWLPGAVVDVYSVSGPDALYPATGTSYFCYNTESPGVADPKGPAFVHQAYAAFSSKSKVPFETPILAWLWSPATYLWLTGFAAALAWARGRSGQPTAFLPVGLLLLATCVPVFAGPGMLVRYFLPFFYCAPLVAAFLADPRVFDLRRQAVTDGR; from the coding sequence ATGAAGTTGGCGCGACCACGGGAAGAGGCGGCGTCTGGCGGCGGGCGTTGGTCCAGGGCGCTCCTCGGCTGGGACCAGGCCTTGCGCGGCCCGTTGACCTGGGTCCTCGGCGTGGTCTTCGGCGCCGCCACCGCCGTGGGCGTGGCGGTCATCAGGGACGGTTCGGCGCACTGGACCTCGCCTTGGCTTTATGTGACCATCGCGGCTCTGGCCGCCGTCTTCGCGGGCGCCGTGGCGGCGGCCCGCTGGCTGGTCGAACGTCCCCGCCTCCGCCCCATGGCCGTTTGGCGGAACCGCCCACGGGCCTTCTTCTTCGACTGGGCCGTCATCTGGCTGGCCTGGACTCCCGTCTGGCTGTCCGGCTGGCCGGGCTTCTGGTGCTATGACGCGGCCACCGCCCACAGGCTGGCCTCCGGCCACGCGCTGACCACGGCCATGCCGCCGCTGCACACCTTCCTGGCCACGGGGGTGGAAATCGGGGTGGCCAAGCTGACCGGCCACGACAACTACGGGATAGCCGCCTGGATCATGCTGCAGTCCGTGGCCGTCGCCGCGGTGTTCGCCTTCGCCTTGCGGCGCCTGCGGGCGTGGCGGGTTCCCCGCGGCGTCCGCTGGGGGGCTTTGGCCTACTTCGCGGTCTTCCCCACCATCGCGCTGTTCTCGCTCAACTGGGCGCGCAACACCGCCTTCTCGGCGGTCGTCCTGGCGTTGGCCGTCTGCACAGTCGACGCGCTCAAACAGCCCCGCCGCTGGCGCTGGTGGCTGGTCGCGGCGTTGGCGGTGGCCGCCATCGCCATGCGCCGGGACGCCGTCTACGGGTTCATCCTGTTCGCGCTGCTGGCGGTGATTGTCAGACAGCCCGCCCGCAAGGCGCTGGCGGCCTGCTTCATCAGCGCCGCGGTGGCGGGCCTGCTGCTTGACCCGCTGGTGTACAAGGGGATCCTCCATTTGCCCGCCGGCAACGCCGTCGCCGCCTACTCGGTGCCGCTGCAGCAACTCGCCCGCGCCTACAACGCTTCCCCGAGCGCCATGACGCCGGACCAACGGGCCGTCCTCGAGTCCTACGTGAAGCCGGAGGCGCTCGCGGTCTACCGGCCCCAACTGGCCGACCCGGTCATGCTCGGCGCTGACACCGCCCGCCTCCAGATGGACACCAAACGTTTCGTGAAGCTCTGGGCGGAGGTGGGCCTGGCCCACCCCGGCATTTACGCGGACGCGCTGGCCGCCAACACCGTCCAAGGGTGGCTGCCGGGCGCCGTGGTGGACGTGTACTCGGTGTCCGGACCTGACGCCCTTTACCCGGCCACGGGCACCAGCTACTTCTGTTACAACACGGAAAGCCCTGGGGTAGCGGATCCAAAAGGACCCGCGTTTGTGCACCAGGCGTATGCCGCCTTCTCCTCCAAGTCGAAGGTGCCCTTCGAGACGCCCATTCTGGCCTGGCTGTGGTCCCCGGCCACCTACCTCTGGTTGACCGGATTCGCGGCGGCGCTCGCCTGGGCCAGGGGCCGGAGCGGGCAGCCGACCGCCTTCCTGCCGGTCGGATTGCTGCTCCTGGCCACCTGCGTCCCGGTCTTCGCCGGACCGGGCATGCTGGTGCGCTACTTCCTGCCGTTCTTCTACTGCGCGCCGCTGGTGGCGGCGTTCCTGGCCGACCCGAGGGTCTTCGACCTCCGGCGTCAGGCGGTCACCGACGGGCGGTAG
- a CDS encoding glycosyltransferase has translation MSGSGQAVVATPWYPTEDKPYAGAFVRDWARALAWPEDKLTVVHLELVAPDDPRAASERRAPEGRVLWMPVKVGHSLPRAEAAEAQARALTGAARAAVEAADVVFAHVGLPTGFAAAQALRPGQRLVLAEHASYLPQLLRKRASRSLYGRVVSMSDAVLTAGEDAASRIRRAFPADRAKVWAVGNPVDPAEFPFLDRPVEAGLDHWLYVGNLDAAKGVFAVVRGFAAVCSARRRAGLRLSLAGHGPARADLEALALRLGVADRIFFLGALNRVEVAQAMAAADLQLHLSPAETFGLAPLEGLLGGLPLVVARNHGTLQTMAPAVAAGRAVMIDPPLGPGAGAAVARAVGDLEGSLRRGAPGAARAVREAIALRYGADQFGAMERRVAAGRAPFAEAPAGGAAPALAAPLVAAALTESGWDELSGLVGQALFDGRPVTAVVVSGRVARGLDPRIKAARAPDPAPWAPPLARLVGRLAVAPLKGRSVVVRRAGRWLGEPSRDRANALAEAELRVAAWRRGLEAAIRRRSTSPRRARRLALVVRSRRADGAELLTPPSEARGPASRATASATPPLGGRAGS, from the coding sequence GTGAGCGGTTCCGGCCAGGCCGTCGTGGCGACCCCCTGGTACCCCACCGAGGACAAGCCCTACGCCGGCGCCTTTGTCCGCGATTGGGCGCGCGCCCTGGCCTGGCCCGAGGACAAGCTGACCGTGGTCCACCTGGAGCTGGTGGCCCCGGACGACCCGCGCGCGGCCTCGGAGCGGCGGGCGCCGGAGGGCCGCGTCCTGTGGATGCCAGTCAAAGTGGGCCATTCCCTGCCCAGGGCGGAGGCCGCCGAGGCGCAGGCCCGCGCCCTGACCGGCGCCGCGCGGGCGGCGGTCGAGGCGGCGGACGTGGTGTTCGCGCACGTCGGCCTGCCCACCGGGTTCGCGGCCGCCCAGGCCCTGCGGCCCGGCCAGCGGCTCGTTTTGGCGGAGCACGCCTCCTACCTGCCGCAACTTTTGCGGAAGCGGGCGTCGCGTTCGCTGTACGGCCGGGTTGTGTCTATGTCCGATGCCGTCTTGACCGCCGGGGAGGACGCCGCCAGTCGGATTCGGCGCGCCTTCCCGGCCGACCGGGCCAAGGTCTGGGCCGTCGGCAACCCCGTGGACCCGGCCGAGTTCCCGTTCCTGGACCGTCCGGTCGAGGCGGGCCTGGACCATTGGTTGTACGTGGGCAACCTGGACGCCGCGAAGGGCGTGTTCGCGGTGGTCCGCGGCTTCGCCGCCGTCTGCTCCGCGCGTCGGCGCGCGGGCCTGCGGCTCTCGTTGGCCGGCCATGGGCCGGCCCGGGCCGACTTGGAGGCCTTGGCCTTGCGGCTCGGCGTGGCGGACAGGATTTTCTTCTTGGGGGCGCTGAACCGCGTCGAGGTGGCCCAAGCGATGGCGGCGGCGGACCTCCAACTCCACCTCTCGCCCGCCGAGACCTTCGGTTTGGCCCCGCTGGAGGGCCTGCTCGGCGGGTTGCCGCTGGTCGTGGCCCGTAACCACGGCACTTTGCAGACCATGGCCCCAGCCGTCGCCGCCGGGCGGGCGGTGATGATCGACCCGCCTCTGGGGCCCGGCGCGGGCGCGGCGGTGGCGCGGGCGGTGGGGGACTTGGAGGGGTCTTTGCGCCGGGGCGCCCCCGGCGCGGCGCGGGCGGTCAGAGAGGCGATTGCGCTGCGTTACGGCGCGGACCAATTCGGCGCTATGGAACGGCGGGTCGCGGCGGGTCGCGCGCCGTTCGCCGAGGCGCCCGCCGGGGGCGCGGCCCCGGCGTTGGCCGCCCCGCTGGTGGCGGCGGCGTTGACGGAGAGCGGCTGGGACGAGTTGTCCGGCCTGGTTGGCCAGGCCCTGTTCGACGGCCGGCCGGTCACGGCCGTGGTGGTGAGCGGGCGGGTCGCGCGGGGGCTCGACCCCCGGATCAAGGCCGCCCGCGCGCCCGACCCGGCCCCCTGGGCGCCGCCGTTGGCCCGCCTTGTCGGCCGGTTGGCGGTGGCGCCGCTGAAGGGCCGGTCGGTTGTCGTCCGCCGGGCCGGCCGCTGGCTGGGTGAGCCGAGCCGGGACCGGGCGAACGCGCTGGCCGAGGCGGAGTTGCGGGTGGCCGCGTGGCGGCGCGGCCTTGAGGCCGCCATTCGGCGGCGGAGCACCAGCCCGCGCCGTGCCCGCCGTCTGGCTCTGGTTGTGCGGTCCCGCCGCGCGGACGGCGCGGAGTTATTGACTCCCCCGTCCGAGGCGCGGGGGCCAGCCTCAAGGGCGACCGCTTCTGCCACGCCACCCTTAGGCGGGCGGGCCGGTTCATGA
- a CDS encoding glycosyltransferase, which translates to MSAKGPHLVMAVANPITADARVRKSAASAAAMGYRVTLLWADDTGHVVTEGELGGARTVGLPVAYELRQEAQRRVSKKAAAGRNWLPIGYANARARRIRAAELAARRARLDTDRVPVSLRAAQLAHRVRSKALSVRTERRQSRYEAWRRRQPWRKELANVADLEGVFNPWLVKLEPDLLHLHDVHLLGAGVHAKRRLAARGKQVKLVYDAHEYVAGMLGGNPFWEAAYTAMEREFAREADAVITVSEPIADLLPQELGLPTRPTVVLNTPLLRAGQEQACGPDLRAALGLGLDVPLGVYAGVLAANRNLKQLIEGVALVENVHLALVCVPNAHYPVALGLAEHAAKLGVGDRVHLVEPVTPEEVVRFLSSATFGIHPMALGLPNHEMALPNKLFDYLWAGLPVAVSRVKAMGELVAEAGIGVTFDPADPASIAEAIRLVLADREALARAARAPALKERFAWETQAEKLAELYAGLVPLADP; encoded by the coding sequence GTGTCGGCTAAGGGGCCCCACTTGGTGATGGCCGTGGCCAACCCGATAACGGCGGACGCGAGGGTGCGCAAGTCGGCGGCATCGGCGGCGGCGATGGGCTACCGGGTGACGCTGCTGTGGGCGGACGACACGGGCCATGTGGTCACCGAAGGCGAGCTGGGCGGCGCCCGGACGGTCGGCCTGCCCGTCGCCTACGAACTGCGGCAAGAGGCGCAGCGCCGGGTGTCGAAGAAGGCGGCCGCGGGGCGCAACTGGCTGCCGATCGGCTACGCGAACGCGCGCGCCCGCCGCATCCGGGCGGCCGAACTGGCGGCCCGGCGGGCCCGCCTCGACACCGACCGCGTGCCGGTTTCGCTGCGGGCGGCCCAACTGGCCCACCGCGTGCGCTCCAAGGCGTTGTCCGTGCGGACCGAGCGGCGCCAAAGCCGCTACGAGGCGTGGCGGCGCCGCCAGCCGTGGCGCAAAGAACTGGCCAACGTGGCGGATTTGGAAGGCGTCTTCAACCCCTGGCTTGTCAAGCTGGAGCCGGACTTGTTGCACCTCCACGACGTGCACCTGCTGGGCGCCGGCGTCCATGCGAAGCGGCGGCTGGCGGCGCGCGGCAAACAGGTCAAGCTGGTCTACGACGCCCACGAATACGTCGCCGGGATGCTGGGCGGCAACCCCTTCTGGGAGGCCGCCTACACGGCCATGGAGAGGGAGTTCGCGCGTGAGGCGGACGCCGTCATCACCGTCTCCGAGCCGATCGCCGACCTGTTGCCGCAGGAGTTGGGCTTGCCGACGCGTCCCACGGTGGTGTTGAACACCCCGCTGTTGCGCGCGGGCCAGGAGCAGGCCTGCGGGCCGGACCTGCGCGCGGCGTTGGGCCTGGGCTTGGATGTTCCCCTTGGTGTGTACGCCGGTGTGCTGGCCGCCAACCGCAACCTCAAACAACTGATCGAGGGCGTGGCGCTGGTGGAAAACGTGCACTTGGCCTTGGTCTGCGTCCCGAACGCCCATTACCCGGTGGCGCTCGGCCTGGCCGAGCACGCGGCCAAGCTGGGCGTGGGGGACCGGGTCCACCTGGTGGAGCCGGTGACCCCGGAAGAGGTGGTGCGGTTCTTGTCGAGCGCGACTTTCGGCATCCACCCCATGGCCCTTGGCCTGCCGAACCATGAGATGGCGTTGCCGAACAAACTGTTCGACTACCTGTGGGCCGGCCTGCCGGTGGCGGTGAGCCGCGTCAAGGCTATGGGGGAGTTGGTGGCGGAAGCCGGGATTGGCGTCACGTTCGACCCGGCCGACCCGGCCTCGATCGCGGAGGCGATCCGATTGGTCCTGGCGGACCGGGAGGCTTTGGCGCGGGCCGCCCGCGCGCCCGCGCTGAAAGAGCGTTTCGCGTGGGAGACCCAAGCGGAGAAGCTGGCGGAGCTGTACGCCGGCCTCGTGCCGCTGGCGGACCCGTGA
- a CDS encoding glycosyltransferase family 4 protein yields the protein MRLRRRIRRVLIRIQRLAGHRYPGLVYRSIPVARYPAGQLSKAPRTVPAGRAERLSRLAAKAEAGGNLAVQLVGGADLRAGLDEAGLLADGSSAPDVVIVEPTGLPLPVVREASLGEVDGPARFLWLTGDADQAAPFLGVAEGFDFVFAAELSVALELSRELGPERVGVAPLPGRRGGEEPAEPDASSETRMSAGLLGQLITEGHADAAYSRAIWNYFDQAAGPGRPVVLDPAAVAGEHSHRARLCQMVAQATGKPLEREPWPAIARQLAQAAARPQDRDRGWQVKPAAWRTGRFAALGGALHAWRDGADLVWEVARGEGTTMSLGLRGSLPLTRVAAGGALHVELSGQGTAEGQVAITLMDANGGVVQSRWHGWNARHRVVPPPEAARVRLAVRALGSGVSRFTGVKLADHERRETLPLKSSRDRVLLISAGYPSADNLYSFGFVHTRVKVYQELGFEVDVMVLQPSGAKEWREHLGVQVLQGPPELLHQLIESGRYAAVGVHFLKPHVWEALKEHVGAVALTIWVHGSDIQPWWRRGFAIESAEDHDRLVRHTENLMDMWRQVVPHVGEAVKLVFVSRTFAAEVAEDLAEFDLRLPPGGTAVVNNGVDTDLFAYRPKPPAQRLRVLMIRSFASRKYGTDLAAQAIEALSREPFFGELRFLIIGDGELWGQDAEPLARFANVELRRGFATHQEIAELQQDYGVMLQPTRWDSQGVSRDEAMACGLVVISNAVAAVPEFMSEAEGYLAAPDDPNGIVQAIGDLYRHPDVFAAKSAAAARRVRSSMTMAQMAAQEIALLKEGTGVG from the coding sequence ATGCGTTTGAGGCGCCGGATCCGGCGGGTTCTGATCAGGATCCAGAGGTTGGCGGGTCACCGGTACCCGGGGTTGGTTTACCGTTCCATCCCCGTCGCGCGCTACCCCGCCGGGCAGTTGTCGAAGGCGCCCCGAACAGTCCCCGCCGGTCGCGCGGAGCGGCTCAGCCGCCTGGCCGCCAAAGCCGAGGCGGGCGGAAACCTGGCGGTCCAACTGGTCGGCGGCGCCGACCTGCGTGCCGGTCTGGACGAGGCGGGGCTCCTGGCGGATGGCTCCAGCGCGCCGGACGTTGTGATAGTCGAGCCGACCGGTTTGCCGTTGCCGGTCGTCCGGGAAGCCAGCCTTGGCGAAGTGGACGGTCCGGCCCGGTTCTTGTGGCTGACGGGCGACGCAGACCAGGCCGCGCCCTTCCTGGGCGTGGCGGAGGGATTCGACTTCGTCTTCGCCGCCGAACTGTCAGTCGCCCTGGAGCTCAGCCGGGAACTGGGCCCGGAGCGCGTGGGCGTGGCGCCCCTGCCGGGGCGCCGGGGCGGGGAGGAGCCGGCCGAACCGGACGCCTCCTCCGAGACCCGCATGAGCGCGGGCCTCCTGGGCCAACTCATCACCGAGGGCCACGCGGACGCCGCCTACTCGCGGGCGATTTGGAACTATTTCGACCAGGCGGCCGGTCCCGGCCGGCCGGTTGTCCTCGACCCGGCCGCCGTAGCCGGCGAGCACTCCCACCGGGCACGGCTGTGCCAGATGGTGGCCCAGGCGACGGGGAAGCCGCTGGAGCGGGAGCCGTGGCCGGCCATCGCCCGGCAGTTGGCGCAGGCGGCGGCGCGGCCCCAAGACCGCGACCGGGGCTGGCAGGTCAAACCCGCGGCTTGGCGGACCGGCCGCTTCGCGGCCCTGGGCGGCGCCCTTCACGCCTGGCGGGACGGGGCCGACCTGGTCTGGGAGGTCGCTCGCGGAGAGGGCACCACCATGTCGTTGGGCCTGCGCGGCTCGCTGCCCCTGACGCGGGTGGCGGCCGGCGGGGCGCTGCACGTCGAACTGTCCGGGCAGGGGACGGCCGAGGGCCAGGTGGCGATCACGCTGATGGACGCCAACGGCGGCGTGGTCCAGAGCCGCTGGCACGGCTGGAACGCCCGGCACCGAGTGGTCCCGCCGCCAGAGGCGGCGCGGGTGAGGCTCGCCGTGCGGGCTCTCGGCTCCGGCGTCTCGCGCTTCACCGGTGTGAAGCTCGCGGACCACGAGCGGAGGGAGACCCTGCCGCTGAAGAGCTCCCGCGACCGGGTGCTGCTGATCAGCGCGGGCTATCCCAGCGCCGACAACCTCTACAGCTTCGGGTTTGTCCACACCCGCGTGAAGGTGTACCAAGAACTGGGCTTCGAGGTCGACGTGATGGTGCTGCAGCCGAGCGGGGCCAAAGAATGGCGCGAGCACCTGGGAGTCCAGGTGCTTCAGGGCCCGCCCGAACTGCTCCACCAACTCATCGAGTCGGGCCGCTACGCCGCCGTGGGGGTGCACTTCCTCAAACCCCACGTGTGGGAGGCCCTCAAGGAGCACGTCGGCGCGGTGGCTTTGACCATCTGGGTCCACGGCAGCGACATCCAACCCTGGTGGCGGCGCGGCTTCGCGATCGAATCCGCCGAGGACCATGACCGGCTGGTGCGGCACACCGAAAACCTGATGGACATGTGGCGCCAGGTTGTGCCCCATGTCGGCGAAGCGGTCAAGCTGGTGTTCGTCTCGCGCACCTTCGCGGCGGAAGTCGCCGAAGACCTGGCCGAATTTGACCTGCGGCTGCCGCCCGGCGGCACGGCGGTGGTCAACAACGGCGTTGACACCGACTTGTTCGCCTACCGGCCCAAACCGCCCGCCCAACGTCTGCGCGTGCTGATGATCAGGAGTTTCGCCAGCCGGAAATACGGCACCGACCTGGCCGCCCAGGCGATCGAGGCGCTGAGCCGAGAGCCGTTCTTCGGCGAACTGCGGTTCCTGATCATTGGCGACGGCGAATTGTGGGGGCAGGACGCGGAGCCGCTGGCGCGATTCGCCAATGTGGAGCTGCGGCGCGGCTTCGCCACCCACCAGGAGATCGCCGAACTCCAACAGGACTACGGGGTGATGCTCCAACCGACCCGCTGGGACTCGCAAGGGGTCTCCCGCGACGAGGCGATGGCGTGCGGGCTGGTGGTGATCTCCAACGCCGTGGCGGCGGTGCCGGAGTTCATGTCGGAGGCGGAGGGCTACCTGGCGGCGCCGGACGACCCGAACGGGATTGTCCAGGCGATCGGCGACCTGTACCGCCACCCCGACGTGTTCGCGGCCAAGTCGGCGGCGGCCGCCCGGCGCGTCCGGTCTAGTATGACTATGGCCCAGATGGCCGCCCAGGAAATCGCGCTGTTGAAGGAGGGGACGGGTGTCGGCTAA
- a CDS encoding glycosyltransferase, with translation MTAGRIVFLSANNNALVDARMLRQVEAANQFGYEATAVGTAFWGGDEEHEVPGGRVIVKRLPRRLEGRGVTARLRAVKEALLPFSLTASPNTVRALAAFLARDAAHGGGPAPARAARKLHSRAIAAVAKARLTVRRPKAGVEVYAEAARWERARARRLFFYRLFPWAARWRVVAPDRIEEELAVGPLLDQLRPDIIHVHDVYMTDVAARAQSRAAAQGRRIALVYDAREFVPGLAYTNPRLVAAHARLEREYIKRFDRVITVSEPLADLLRRHYKLPRRPELVMNVPVLAPRRPETPDIRTAAGVAEGVPLLVYGGGVHPGRGVQTAIQALPLLPDAHLAVVVRTVAWMPAELIELAKREGVQDRLHVVPFVDHDQVVHYFRSADIGLSPLLAAVNHEVALTNKFFEYLFAGLPIVTSLGAQADLVRRLDLGASHRPDDPADLARAVGEVMLRLAELKERIQNDHELLAKFSWEAQLPVLERVYREVSQP, from the coding sequence GTGACCGCAGGTAGGATCGTTTTCTTGTCCGCCAACAACAACGCTTTGGTCGACGCGAGGATGCTGCGGCAAGTCGAGGCGGCGAACCAATTCGGCTATGAGGCGACCGCCGTCGGCACGGCGTTTTGGGGCGGGGACGAGGAACACGAGGTGCCCGGCGGCCGGGTGATCGTCAAACGCCTGCCGCGCCGTTTGGAGGGGCGGGGCGTGACCGCCCGGCTGCGGGCCGTGAAGGAAGCGTTGCTCCCTTTCTCGCTAACGGCCAGCCCCAACACCGTCCGGGCGCTGGCCGCGTTCTTGGCCCGTGACGCCGCCCACGGCGGCGGGCCCGCGCCGGCGCGGGCGGCCCGCAAGCTGCACTCCCGGGCGATCGCCGCGGTGGCGAAGGCCCGCTTGACGGTGCGCCGGCCCAAGGCCGGCGTGGAGGTCTACGCGGAGGCGGCCCGCTGGGAGCGCGCCAGGGCCCGTCGGCTGTTCTTCTACCGCCTGTTCCCCTGGGCCGCCCGGTGGCGGGTGGTCGCGCCGGACCGAATCGAGGAGGAGTTGGCCGTGGGGCCACTCCTGGACCAGCTGAGACCGGACATCATCCACGTGCATGACGTGTACATGACCGACGTGGCGGCGCGGGCGCAGTCGCGGGCCGCCGCCCAGGGCCGGCGGATCGCCTTGGTCTACGACGCCCGCGAATTCGTCCCGGGCCTGGCGTACACGAACCCGCGCCTGGTGGCGGCCCACGCCCGCCTGGAGAGGGAATACATCAAGCGTTTCGACCGCGTCATCACGGTCTCCGAGCCCCTCGCGGACCTGCTGCGCCGCCACTACAAGCTGCCGCGGCGCCCGGAGCTGGTCATGAACGTGCCCGTGCTGGCGCCCCGCCGCCCGGAGACTCCGGACATACGGACTGCGGCGGGCGTGGCCGAAGGCGTTCCGCTGTTGGTCTACGGCGGCGGCGTCCATCCCGGCCGCGGCGTCCAGACCGCCATCCAGGCGTTGCCGCTCCTGCCGGACGCGCATCTCGCGGTTGTGGTGCGCACGGTCGCCTGGATGCCCGCCGAGCTGATCGAGCTGGCCAAGCGGGAAGGCGTCCAAGACCGGCTCCACGTGGTGCCGTTCGTGGACCACGACCAGGTGGTCCACTATTTCCGTTCCGCGGACATCGGGTTGAGCCCGCTGCTCGCGGCCGTCAACCACGAAGTGGCCCTGACCAACAAGTTCTTCGAGTACCTTTTCGCGGGGCTGCCGATCGTCACCAGCCTGGGCGCCCAAGCCGACCTGGTCCGCCGCCTCGACCTGGGCGCCTCCCACCGGCCGGACGACCCGGCCGACTTGGCGCGGGCCGTGGGCGAAGTGATGCTCCGCCTGGCGGAACTGAAAGAGCGCATTCAAAACGACCACGAGTTGCTGGCCAAGTTCAGCTGGGAGGCCCAGCTGCCGGTGCTGGAGCGCGTCTACCGGGAGGTGTCACAGCCATGA
- the wecB gene encoding UDP-N-acetylglucosamine 2-epimerase (non-hydrolyzing) — MSSTQKIISVVGARPQFVKLAPVAEAMAAAGVDHRIVHSGQHYDAAMSQAFFADLAIPAPDVNLGLGSGSHGHQTGAMLGALEDVFLAERPDWVLVYGDTNTTLAAAIAAVKLHLPLAHLEAGLRSFNRRMPEEHNRVLTDHAADLLLAPTAVAMAHLAREGLAKTSRLVGDVMTDVCYRVANAVRPKWRSQPGPVDDYSLATIHRPANTDDRARLDAILDALAALPGHVRLATHPRLRDKAAEFGLNLARGGIEPIEPLSYPAMVAEVLDSKNVVTDSGGLQKEAYLLGRPCTTVRPETEWVETLEGGWNVLANQPDRIVAAVTRPRPTAERSQPYGDGHAAARVVAELTA; from the coding sequence ATGAGCTCGACGCAGAAGATCATCAGCGTGGTTGGCGCCCGCCCGCAGTTCGTCAAGCTGGCCCCGGTGGCGGAGGCCATGGCGGCGGCCGGGGTGGACCACCGGATTGTCCATTCCGGCCAGCACTACGACGCGGCCATGTCGCAAGCCTTTTTCGCCGACCTGGCGATTCCCGCCCCGGACGTCAACCTGGGTCTGGGCTCGGGTTCGCACGGCCACCAGACCGGCGCCATGCTGGGGGCCCTCGAAGACGTGTTCCTGGCCGAACGCCCGGACTGGGTGCTGGTCTACGGCGACACCAACACCACGCTCGCCGCCGCCATAGCCGCCGTCAAACTGCACCTGCCGCTGGCCCATTTGGAGGCCGGGCTGCGCTCCTTCAACCGCCGCATGCCGGAAGAGCACAACCGCGTGCTCACGGACCACGCCGCCGACCTGCTCCTGGCGCCCACGGCGGTGGCGATGGCCCACCTCGCGCGCGAGGGCCTGGCCAAGACCTCGCGCCTGGTCGGCGACGTCATGACGGACGTCTGCTACCGGGTGGCGAACGCCGTCCGGCCGAAGTGGCGAAGCCAGCCCGGACCGGTCGACGATTACAGCCTGGCCACCATCCACCGCCCGGCCAACACTGACGACCGGGCCCGCCTTGACGCCATCCTGGACGCCCTGGCGGCCCTGCCCGGCCACGTCCGCCTGGCCACCCATCCCCGCCTGCGGGACAAGGCCGCCGAATTCGGGCTCAACCTGGCGCGCGGCGGGATCGAGCCGATTGAGCCCCTGAGCTACCCCGCCATGGTGGCCGAGGTCCTCGACTCGAAGAACGTGGTGACCGACTCGGGCGGCCTGCAAAAGGAGGCCTACCTGCTGGGGCGCCCCTGCACCACGGTGCGCCCGGAGACCGAATGGGTGGAAACCCTGGAGGGCGGATGGAACGTGCTGGCGAACCAGCCGGACCGGATCGTCGCCGCCGTCACCCGCCCCCGGCCGACCGCCGAACGCTCCCAGCCTTACGGCGACGGACACGCCGCCGCCAGGGTTGTCGCAGAGCTGACCGCCTAG